In the genome of Pseudoliparis swirei isolate HS2019 ecotype Mariana Trench chromosome 3, NWPU_hadal_v1, whole genome shotgun sequence, one region contains:
- the timm22 gene encoding mitochondrial import inner membrane translocase subunit Tim22, with amino-acid sequence MAASMDAVNGAGSDLQGPASTGSSVEPPPIQYSMILEHLIGDKRPVKDLSPGVMGGLPVPAKTDEQKMIERGMESCAFKAVLACVGGLVLGGAFGIFTAGIDTNVGFDPKDPLRTPTAREVLKDMGQRGMSYAKNFAIVGAMFSCSECIIESHRGKSDWKNAVYSGCVTGGAIGFRAGLKAGLLGCGGFAAFSTAIEYYLR; translated from the exons ATGGCTGCCTCCATGGATGCTGTAAACGGTGCTGGCTCCGACTTACAAGGTCCAGCTTCGACTGGCTCGAGTGTGGAGCCCCCCCCGATTCAGTACAGCATGATTCTGGAACATCTAATCGGGGACAAGAGGCCCGTGAAGGACCTGAGTCCCGGTGTTATGGGGGGACTGCCGGTGCCTGCTAAAACCGACGAGCAGAAGATGATCGAGAGGGGAATGGAGAGCTGCGCCTTCAAGGCGGTGCTGGCCTGTGTGGGAG GGCTCGTCCTCGGAGGAGCTTTTGGTATTTTCACAGCAGGCATCGATACCAATGTTGGCTTCGACCCAAAAGACCCACTGAGAACTCCAACGGCACGGGAAGTCCTCAAAGACATGGGCCAGAGGGGGATGTCATACGCCAAGAACTTCGCCATCGTCGGCGCCATGTTCTCCTGCTCCGAGTGCATCATAGAATCA CACCGAGGCAAATCTGACTGGAAGAACGCGGTGTACAGCGGCTGTGTTACGGGCGGAGCCATTGGGTTTCGCG CTGGTCTGAAGGCCGGGCTGCTGGGATGTGGAGGCTTCGCCGCATTCTCCACTGCCATCGAATATTATTTACGGTGA